A genomic region of Lachnoclostridium edouardi contains the following coding sequences:
- a CDS encoding CobW family GTP-binding protein — MTKIDIISGFLGAGKTTFIKKLLEEAIASEQVVLIENEFGEIGIDGGFLKDSGIEIREMNSGCICCSLVGDFGKSLEEVLVKYKPDRVVIEPSGVGKLSDVMKAVRDVASDLDVVLNSAVTIVDASKCKMYMKNFGEFFNNQIDFAGTIVFSRTDVAPSAKVQAAVDMIRSRNEKAIIVTTPSSQLTGAQLLEIIEKPDTMEEELMAEAMKTFEEHHHHHDHGEHCGCGHDHDHHEHDHDHEHDHHEHDHHHDHDHGEHCSCGHNHDHHDHDHHEHDHHHDHDHGEHCGCGHDHEHDHHHHHADEVFTSWGLEHVGPCKKEDLEAVLDELAYGASYGDVLRAKGMVPGEEEGQWYYFDLVPEEYEIRIGNPEYTGKVCVIGANLKEEELKKAFGRS, encoded by the coding sequence ATGACAAAAATAGATATTATTTCAGGATTTTTAGGAGCAGGCAAAACTACATTTATTAAAAAACTGTTAGAGGAAGCTATAGCAAGCGAGCAGGTAGTGCTGATTGAAAATGAGTTTGGCGAGATTGGAATTGACGGAGGCTTTTTAAAGGATTCAGGTATTGAAATCAGAGAAATGAATTCCGGCTGTATTTGCTGTTCCTTAGTAGGGGATTTTGGAAAATCTTTAGAGGAAGTGCTTGTAAAATATAAACCTGACCGTGTAGTTATCGAGCCGTCAGGAGTGGGAAAGCTGTCTGATGTAATGAAGGCTGTGCGGGATGTGGCCTCTGATCTGGATGTTGTATTAAACAGCGCGGTTACTATTGTAGATGCCTCTAAATGCAAAATGTATATGAAGAATTTCGGAGAGTTTTTTAATAATCAAATAGATTTTGCAGGCACCATTGTATTCAGCAGAACAGACGTGGCTCCAAGTGCAAAGGTACAGGCGGCTGTAGACATGATCAGATCCAGAAATGAAAAGGCAATAATTGTAACAACCCCGTCTTCCCAGCTGACAGGGGCTCAGCTTTTAGAAATAATTGAAAAACCTGATACTATGGAAGAAGAGCTGATGGCAGAGGCAATGAAAACATTTGAAGAACATCACCATCATCACGACCATGGAGAGCACTGTGGCTGCGGCCACGACCATGACCATCACGAGCATGACCACGACCATGAGCATGATCACCATGAGCATGACCATCACCACGATCACGACCACGGAGAGCACTGCAGCTGTGGCCACAACCATGACCATCACGACCATGATCATCACGAGCATGACCATCATCACGATCACGACCACGGAGAGCACTGCGGTTGCGGCCACGACCATGAGCATGATCATCACCATCATCATGCAGATGAAGTTTTTACAAGCTGGGGGCTGGAGCATGTAGGTCCCTGCAAAAAGGAAGACCTGGAGGCGGTGCTGGACGAGTTGGCTTATGGAGCCTCCTACGGAGATGTGCTTAGAGCAAAGGGAATGGTTCCTGGAGAAGAGGAAGGCCAGTGGTATTACTTTGACCTGGTTCCAGAGGAATATGAGATCCGCATAGGCAATCCTGAGTATACAGGGAAGGTTTGTGTAATCGGAGCAAACTTAAAAGAGGAAGAACTGAAAAAAGCATTTGGCAGGAGTTAA
- a CDS encoding polysaccharide deacetylase family protein: MSKSEYRRRVSRRRRRRFISHLPVVFLCLAAAVILGFAVWFLTGKIKGHFSSNVNGATPSNASEINPDSSSQDNGSDDPAQTDAENNLTGVDALIAQADRLAAGYDYDKAIALLSENEEYASDPKVSQAIAGYEAVKSTLVRANPKEVTHVFFHSLIMDTSKAFDGDSRTPGYNQVMTTKDEFMKILQSMYDKGFVLVRIHDIAYEVTDENGQPHFKEGDIMLPEGKKPFVMSQDDVCYYEYMEGDGFASRIIIGPDGKPTCEMKMDDGSVSVGSYDLIPLLEDFIQEHPDFSYKGARAIIAFTGYNGILGYRTDESYRDTNPNLEADRETAKQVAQCLRDNGWELASHSWGHKNLGGVDIDTFHADTDKWESQVESLIGPTDIILYPFGAEIGDWHPYTTDNERFVYLYNAGFRYFCNVDSSQYWVQIQDTYMRQGRRNLDGYRMYYDLPETNPTKDHLSDLFDVSEVFDRSRPVPVPPMGGGDQSGQA; encoded by the coding sequence ATGAGTAAAAGTGAATATAGAAGAAGAGTCAGCCGCAGAAGAAGACGAAGATTTATCAGCCATTTGCCTGTGGTTTTCCTTTGTTTAGCCGCGGCTGTTATATTAGGCTTTGCCGTATGGTTCCTTACGGGAAAGATAAAAGGCCATTTTTCTTCCAATGTGAATGGGGCCACCCCCAGCAATGCTTCAGAGATCAATCCGGATTCCTCTTCCCAGGATAATGGCTCAGATGACCCGGCTCAGACGGATGCAGAAAATAATTTAACCGGCGTGGATGCTTTAATCGCCCAGGCAGACCGTCTTGCCGCAGGATATGACTATGACAAGGCCATTGCCCTGCTTTCTGAAAATGAAGAATATGCCTCAGATCCAAAGGTGTCTCAGGCTATCGCCGGATATGAAGCTGTTAAGTCCACCTTAGTCCGGGCAAATCCTAAGGAAGTTACCCATGTATTTTTCCACTCTCTGATTATGGACACTTCCAAAGCTTTTGACGGGGACAGCAGAACTCCCGGATATAACCAGGTGATGACTACAAAAGATGAATTTATGAAAATTCTTCAGTCAATGTATGACAAAGGTTTTGTGCTGGTTAGAATCCACGATATTGCATATGAGGTTACTGATGAAAATGGTCAGCCTCATTTTAAGGAAGGGGATATTATGCTGCCGGAGGGCAAAAAGCCTTTCGTTATGTCTCAGGACGACGTGTGCTATTATGAATATATGGAGGGGGACGGATTTGCCAGCAGAATTATTATAGGCCCTGACGGCAAGCCTACTTGTGAAATGAAAATGGATGATGGTTCCGTCTCTGTAGGTTCTTATGATTTAATTCCTCTGTTAGAGGATTTTATTCAGGAGCATCCTGATTTTTCTTATAAAGGCGCCAGGGCGATTATTGCTTTTACAGGATATAACGGTATTTTAGGCTACCGCACAGATGAGTCCTACAGGGACACAAATCCTAATTTGGAGGCTGACAGGGAGACTGCAAAGCAAGTAGCTCAGTGTCTTAGAGATAACGGCTGGGAGCTGGCTTCTCACAGCTGGGGCCATAAAAATCTGGGGGGAGTAGATATTGACACTTTCCATGCAGATACTGACAAATGGGAAAGCCAGGTAGAGTCTCTGATCGGTCCTACTGATATTATTCTCTATCCTTTTGGAGCAGAAATAGGCGACTGGCATCCATATACTACTGACAATGAACGTTTTGTCTATCTTTATAATGCAGGCTTCCGCTATTTCTGTAATGTAGACTCCAGCCAGTACTGGGTTCAGATTCAGGATACTTATATGCGCCAGGGCAGACGCAATCTGGACGGCTACAGAATGTATTATGATCTTCCTGAAACTAATCCCACAAAAGATCATTTAAGCGATCTTTTTGATGTTTCTGAAGTCTTCGACAGAAGCAGACCTGTGCCTGTACCTCCTATGGGAGGCGGCGACCAGTCAGGCCAGGCGTAA
- a CDS encoding potassium channel family protein produces MKSILIIGIGRFGKHLCMNLAELGNQIMIVDTKEENLSDLLPYVVSAKIGDCTNVEVLKTLGISNFDICFICIGTNFQSSLEITSLVKEMGAKHVVSKATRDIHAKFLLRNGADDVIYPDRDVAEALARRYSANHVFDYIELSEDYSMYEIPPLPDWIGKSLKELDIRNKYQVTIIGSKIGEKVDFLPAADNKITEDQHLMVAGRKEDIDKVLQKL; encoded by the coding sequence ATGAAGTCTATTTTAATTATTGGTATTGGCCGTTTTGGAAAACATTTGTGCATGAATCTGGCAGAGCTGGGCAATCAGATTATGATTGTAGATACAAAGGAGGAAAATCTAAGCGACCTTTTGCCTTATGTAGTCAGCGCTAAAATCGGAGACTGTACAAATGTAGAGGTTTTAAAAACTTTAGGCATTTCTAATTTTGACATTTGTTTTATCTGTATCGGAACGAATTTTCAGAGCAGCCTGGAAATCACCAGCCTTGTAAAGGAAATGGGGGCAAAACATGTAGTCAGCAAGGCTACCAGGGATATTCACGCCAAATTTCTGCTGCGCAACGGAGCTGACGACGTTATTTATCCTGACAGAGACGTAGCCGAGGCCTTAGCCAGAAGATATTCCGCCAACCATGTTTTCGATTATATAGAGCTTTCAGAGGACTATTCTATGTATGAAATTCCTCCTCTTCCAGACTGGATTGGAAAAAGCTTAAAGGAGCTGGATATTAGAAATAAATACCAGGTTACTATTATTGGAAGCAAAATCGGGGAAAAAGTAGATTTTCTTCCTGCAGCTGACAATAAGATAACAGAAGACCAGCATTTAATGGTGGCCGGTAGAAAAGAGGATATTGATAAAGTTTTGCAGAAGCTGTAA
- a CDS encoding D-alanyl-D-alanine carboxypeptidase family protein, whose amino-acid sequence MKRIQVILLTILLAVLIPVENVAAKEVAVSVSSDAVIQRIAETEETAATGAVDIQAPSGILMEAGTGQVIFEKNPDEQRSPASITKIMTLILIFDALDSGKIKLDDQVVTSAYAKSMGGSQVFLEEGEVQTVETLIKCIVVASGNDASVAMAEYIAGSEQEFVRMMNERAQGLGMTGTHFEDCCGLTESPTHLTTARDIALMSRELINKYPQIHNYSTIWMENITHVTKQGTKEFGLSNTNKLLKMATNFEVTGLKTGSTSIAKYCLSATANKDGVRLIAVVMAAPDYKARFADAVSMLNYGYANCSLYEDKEMPPLENMKVLGGKTEEVPLKYEGTFSYLGMNGEDFSAVEKTAELEEALQAPVEPGQKAGVLRYSLGGKELGQVEIVTDGSVEKAGFWDYIKKAAFGWLVKEKNL is encoded by the coding sequence ATGAAAAGAATACAAGTCATTTTGCTTACAATACTGCTGGCTGTTCTTATTCCAGTGGAAAATGTAGCGGCTAAAGAGGTAGCCGTGTCGGTAAGCAGTGATGCAGTAATTCAGAGAATTGCAGAAACAGAAGAGACTGCGGCCACGGGGGCGGTAGATATTCAGGCGCCAAGTGGGATTTTAATGGAAGCAGGCACAGGCCAGGTAATTTTTGAAAAGAATCCAGATGAACAGAGAAGCCCGGCAAGTATAACAAAAATTATGACCTTGATTCTGATTTTTGACGCGCTGGATTCAGGGAAAATCAAGCTGGACGATCAGGTAGTGACAAGCGCCTATGCAAAATCCATGGGAGGCTCCCAGGTCTTTTTAGAGGAAGGCGAGGTACAGACAGTTGAAACCTTAATTAAATGTATTGTGGTAGCCTCCGGAAATGACGCTTCTGTAGCTATGGCAGAATACATAGCCGGAAGTGAGCAGGAATTTGTAAGAATGATGAACGAAAGGGCCCAGGGCCTTGGAATGACAGGCACTCATTTTGAGGACTGCTGCGGCTTGACGGAATCGCCTACTCATTTGACTACAGCCAGAGACATTGCTTTAATGTCCAGAGAGCTGATTAACAAGTATCCCCAGATTCACAATTATTCTACAATATGGATGGAAAATATTACTCATGTAACAAAGCAGGGCACAAAAGAATTTGGACTGTCCAATACTAACAAGCTTTTGAAAATGGCTACAAATTTTGAAGTTACAGGTTTAAAAACAGGCTCCACATCCATTGCAAAATATTGTCTTTCTGCAACGGCAAATAAGGACGGAGTCAGGCTGATTGCAGTAGTTATGGCGGCGCCTGATTATAAGGCCAGGTTTGCAGATGCAGTTTCTATGCTGAATTATGGATATGCAAACTGCAGTCTTTATGAAGATAAAGAGATGCCGCCTTTGGAGAACATGAAGGTTTTGGGAGGAAAAACGGAAGAAGTGCCTTTAAAATATGAAGGAACCTTTTCTTATCTGGGTATGAACGGGGAGGATTTTTCGGCTGTAGAGAAAACTGCGGAGCTGGAAGAAGCCCTGCAGGCCCCTGTGGAACCTGGACAGAAAGCCGGAGTGCTGCGGTATAGTTTGGGAGGAAAAGAATTAGGTCAGGTAGAGATTGTCACAGACGGGTCTGTAGAAAAAGCCGGATTTTGGGATTACATAAAAAAAGCGGCATTTGGGTGGCTGGTGAAAGAAAAAAACTTGTAG
- a CDS encoding TIGR03943 family putative permease subunit has protein sequence MGPMIEDDVMPVFLINGFLEAGKTEFLSFTMEQEYFQVEGKTLLIVCEEGDTEYDKQLLEETNTAVVYVEDFSQMTPQWLEEIELLYNPERVVIEWNGMWNQDDLKIPEDWVIYQQITIVDGSTFDLYLKNMKPLLGAMLRNTELVIMNRCDGIEEETLGVYRRTIKAMGRKADIVFETLEGEVEPEITEEDLPYDMKADVIQISPEDYGIWYIDCMDKPERYVGKVVEFTAMVMKAPDFPKNYFVPGRMAMTCCEADMTFLGFVCKAREARLLENGNWVKVRAKVAVEYWKDYGGEGPLLYAESVEPDKEIKDIVQF, from the coding sequence ATGGGACCAATGATTGAAGATGATGTAATGCCGGTATTTTTAATAAATGGATTTCTGGAAGCCGGAAAAACAGAATTTCTTTCTTTTACTATGGAGCAGGAATACTTTCAGGTAGAGGGAAAAACGCTTTTAATTGTCTGCGAAGAAGGAGATACTGAGTATGATAAGCAGCTTTTAGAAGAGACTAACACAGCAGTCGTTTATGTAGAAGATTTTTCCCAGATGACGCCTCAGTGGCTGGAGGAAATAGAACTGCTTTACAATCCGGAAAGAGTTGTAATTGAGTGGAACGGCATGTGGAATCAGGATGACTTAAAAATTCCTGAGGACTGGGTAATTTATCAGCAGATTACCATTGTAGACGGATCTACCTTTGATTTGTATTTAAAAAATATGAAGCCTCTTTTAGGAGCCATGTTAAGGAATACAGAGCTGGTGATTATGAACCGCTGCGACGGAATTGAAGAAGAAACCTTAGGCGTTTACAGACGTACCATTAAGGCCATGGGACGGAAGGCTGATATTGTATTCGAAACCTTAGAGGGAGAGGTGGAGCCGGAGATTACAGAAGAAGATCTGCCATATGACATGAAAGCAGATGTAATCCAGATCAGCCCTGAGGACTATGGAATCTGGTATATTGACTGTATGGATAAGCCGGAGCGATATGTGGGAAAGGTTGTGGAATTTACCGCCATGGTAATGAAAGCTCCTGATTTTCCTAAAAATTACTTTGTTCCGGGAAGAATGGCAATGACCTGCTGTGAGGCTGATATGACATTTCTGGGATTTGTGTGCAAGGCCAGAGAAGCCAGACTGTTGGAAAACGGAAATTGGGTAAAGGTGCGGGCTAAGGTTGCCGTGGAATATTGGAAGGATTACGGCGGAGAAGGACCTCTTCTTTACGCAGAATCAGTAGAGCCGGATAAAGAAATCAAAGATATAGTACAATTTTAA
- a CDS encoding MarR family winged helix-turn-helix transcriptional regulator, whose protein sequence is MKEYHWLEMMENMQALRLFSSLNISRAKKNRIVSSQEIDLLSRLILSQTPLTPSDLSKAMGLKKSIISRLTEQLEMKRLLERSYDSKDKRVCRLSITQTGNQILTEIYTEYLSPVYALQRSLGDSKFSQLMSLIKEANKNSGGKL, encoded by the coding sequence ATGAAAGAATATCACTGGCTGGAAATGATGGAAAATATGCAGGCTCTGCGGCTTTTTTCCAGCTTAAATATCAGCCGCGCAAAAAAGAATCGAATTGTTTCATCCCAGGAAATAGATTTGCTGTCCCGTCTAATTCTGTCCCAAACGCCTTTAACCCCCTCTGATTTAAGCAAGGCCATGGGGCTAAAAAAGTCTATTATCAGCCGCCTGACAGAACAGCTGGAGATGAAACGGCTGCTGGAAAGGTCTTATGATTCTAAAGACAAAAGAGTTTGCAGACTTTCCATTACTCAGACTGGAAATCAAATTTTAACTGAAATTTATACTGAATATTTGTCTCCTGTATACGCTCTCCAAAGGTCTTTAGGCGACAGTAAGTTCAGTCAGCTTATGTCTCTGATTAAAGAGGCCAATAAAAATTCAGGAGGAAAATTATGA
- a CDS encoding FUSC family protein: MTFYQELQLNQAGSKALIRHSGTKTEKLKHTAVYMFKVALTLGFCMAFVLFYSKIFGADNSITGVVVLLAVMVFRQADLGIHAKHGVPVMLFLFAVMAFGPHLANIAGPFPGFFIHAACIFLLMVLGCHNVIMSNHSTFVLGYLLLFGYDVSGKAYFLRVVGMAVGAVFTGIIYWRNHRKRTYKRTVLQVFKEFRLFSARSRWQLLITLGVSSSILLAQLLRLPRPMWVGIAAMSVLLPFQNDLSYRVRRRIPGNIMGGFLFVGLYIILPPSFIPFLGILGGIGVGFSATYIWQSAFNSLGSISIAAGLLGFPQAVFFRVLNNMLGAVYGFIFHQALNKTMNYFQNRIETGQQAA; the protein is encoded by the coding sequence ATGACCTTTTATCAGGAATTACAGCTAAATCAAGCTGGCTCTAAAGCCTTAATACGCCATTCAGGTACAAAGACAGAAAAGCTTAAGCATACTGCCGTTTATATGTTTAAGGTTGCTTTAACTTTAGGATTTTGTATGGCCTTCGTCTTATTTTACAGTAAAATCTTTGGGGCTGATAACAGTATTACAGGAGTAGTCGTGCTCCTTGCCGTCATGGTATTCAGACAGGCTGACTTAGGTATCCATGCAAAACACGGTGTTCCTGTGATGCTTTTTCTGTTTGCCGTTATGGCCTTTGGCCCTCATCTGGCCAATATAGCCGGTCCTTTTCCCGGATTTTTTATCCATGCAGCATGTATTTTTTTACTTATGGTATTAGGCTGCCACAATGTAATTATGTCCAATCATTCCACCTTTGTGCTGGGATATTTACTGTTGTTCGGCTACGACGTATCTGGAAAGGCCTATTTTCTGCGCGTAGTGGGAATGGCTGTAGGAGCTGTTTTTACTGGAATCATTTACTGGCGCAATCACCGCAAACGCACCTATAAGCGAACTGTTCTGCAGGTTTTTAAAGAATTTCGTTTATTCTCCGCCCGCAGCAGATGGCAGCTTCTTATTACATTAGGCGTGTCCTCCTCTATACTGTTAGCTCAGCTCCTTCGCCTGCCCCGCCCTATGTGGGTAGGCATTGCGGCTATGTCCGTGCTTCTGCCCTTTCAAAATGACTTGTCTTACAGAGTGCGCCGCAGGATTCCCGGCAATATAATGGGAGGTTTTTTGTTTGTTGGACTTTACATCATTCTTCCTCCTTCTTTCATTCCCTTTCTTGGAATCCTGGGCGGCATAGGAGTAGGATTTTCCGCCACTTACATTTGGCAGTCTGCCTTTAACTCTCTGGGATCTATTTCTATAGCGGCAGGACTTTTAGGTTTTCCTCAGGCTGTATTTTTCCGGGTGCTTAATAATATGCTGGGCGCTGTTTACGGCTTTATCTTTCACCAGGCCCTTAACAAAACTATGAATTATTTTCAGAATCGAATTGAGACTGGACAGCAGGCTGCTTAG
- a CDS encoding coenzyme F420-0:L-glutamate ligase: MDRMVGTVSRGVRAPIIREGDDLAQIVVDSVLAAAESENFEIRDKDVVAVTEAVVARAQGNYVSVDQIAQDVEKKFGDDTVGVIFPILSRNRFSICLKGIAKGCKKVVLMLSYPSDEVGNHLVDMDLLDEKNVNPWSDVLTEAQYRDYFGYQKHYFTGVDYVEYYKQLIKEAGAEVEIIFANNPKAILKYATSILNCDIHTRQRTKKILLANGAKKVYSLDDIMTESIDGSGYNDRYGLLGSNKATEDTVKLFPIHCQDMVDRIYSMMKEKTGKNVEVMIYGDGAFKDPVGKIWELADPVVSPAYTKGLEGTPNEVKLKYLADNDFAGLSGEELKEAIKSYIHDKDEKAASLKGTMVTQGTTPRRLTDLIGSLADLTSGSGDKGTPIIYIQGYFDNYTK; the protein is encoded by the coding sequence ATGGATAGAATGGTGGGAACTGTATCAAGAGGAGTTAGAGCGCCAATTATACGCGAGGGAGACGATCTGGCCCAGATCGTAGTAGACTCTGTATTGGCAGCTGCTGAGTCAGAGAATTTTGAAATTAGAGACAAAGATGTTGTAGCTGTGACTGAGGCTGTAGTGGCAAGAGCACAGGGCAACTATGTAAGTGTAGATCAGATTGCCCAGGATGTAGAGAAAAAGTTTGGCGACGATACTGTAGGAGTAATCTTCCCAATTCTCAGCAGAAACCGTTTTTCCATCTGTTTAAAGGGAATTGCTAAGGGCTGTAAAAAGGTTGTGCTGATGCTCAGCTATCCTTCAGATGAAGTTGGAAATCACTTAGTAGATATGGATTTATTAGATGAGAAAAATGTAAATCCCTGGAGCGATGTGCTGACAGAAGCTCAGTACAGAGATTATTTTGGCTATCAGAAGCACTACTTTACAGGAGTAGACTATGTAGAGTACTATAAGCAGTTGATTAAAGAGGCCGGCGCAGAGGTGGAGATTATTTTCGCCAATAATCCAAAAGCAATTCTGAAATATGCCACAAGTATTTTAAACTGCGACATTCACACAAGACAGAGAACAAAGAAAATCCTTTTAGCAAACGGAGCAAAAAAGGTTTATTCTCTGGACGATATTATGACAGAGAGCATTGACGGAAGCGGTTACAACGACAGATATGGTCTTTTAGGTTCCAATAAAGCTACAGAGGACACAGTAAAGCTGTTCCCTATTCACTGTCAGGATATGGTAGACAGAATCTACTCCATGATGAAAGAAAAAACAGGAAAAAATGTTGAGGTTATGATTTATGGAGACGGAGCATTTAAAGATCCTGTAGGAAAGATCTGGGAGTTAGCTGATCCGGTGGTATCTCCTGCTTATACCAAAGGCCTGGAGGGAACTCCAAATGAAGTAAAATTAAAATATTTGGCTGACAATGATTTTGCAGGGCTTTCTGGTGAAGAACTGAAGGAAGCCATTAAAAGTTATATCCATGACAAGGATGAAAAGGCTGCCAGCTTAAAGGGAACTATGGTGACTCAGGGAACTACTCCAAGACGCCTTACAGATCTCATTGGTTCTTTAGCTGATCTGACCTCAGGAAGCGGCGACAAGGGAACTCCTATTATTTACATTCAGGGATATTTTGACAATTATACAAAATAG